The genomic DNA AGCTGGGATAGTGGAGCCGAAGATACGCAGTACTACGAGACCCCAGTTGAAGAAGCGGCTCCGGAAGAAGAGACCAAGCCGGCCCAGCCGGAAAAGAAGCCGGAGAGTCCGAAGCCGGCCCCGAGTCCGCAGCGCGGTAACAATGGCAACAACAACCAGCCACCGGCCCAGCCGGAAGCCCCGTCGTTGGATGACCTCCTTGGCCCCGATGGTGACTTGGCCGATCTCTTAGGGTAGGCGGCAGTGACAGCGAATCCGCAACAGCGCATTCCCGCTTCCGCAGAACCCATGGCCCGCGGGGTAATTGAATTCCTAGGCGGGCCGATGGGCCGTTTTGCAGGCGTGCGCCGCACCCAATGGTGGACCCCGCTGCGTGCCATCATCGCCGTAGGCTGGGTTTTCCTGGCCTGCGGATTCCTTTCCAAAGCCAATTGCGCCGGCGGTACCCGTGGCGAGGACGGCGTCATTAGCCTGAACTGGGCGGGCAACCGCCAATACACCTCTTTTTGCTATAACGACATCATCCCGCTGTACGGCGGCCGTGGCCTAGACGAGGGCGGCTTCCCCTATGCCTTTTCATGGCAGGAGGGCGACCTGACCCGCTACATGGAGTACCCAGTACTTGCAGGTCTATTCCAGGGATTGATGGGTTGGATCGCTCGCCATACATACCCACTGGTTGAATGGGCCGGCATACCGGAGGCTGGGTGGTACTTTGGCCTAACCGCCTTAGTTATGTCCTGCATCTGGGTTGGTGTGCTGTACATGGTCTACTTATTGGTGGGTAACCGTACTTGGGACACCATCTTGGTAGCGGCCAGCCCGCTTATCATCATCCATGCTTTTAGCAACTGGGATATTCCCTCCATCGCCTTTGCCGTGGGCGCGTTGCTGGCCGCCGCGCGCAAGCGCCCTGTGTTGGCCGGCGTTCTCATCGGTCTTGGTACGTCTTTTAAACTCTGGCCGCTCTACCTTTTGGGAGCATTCTTCGTCTTAGCAGCGCGCAACCACCGCTGGATGCAGTTTTTCCAGGCCGTACTCGGCACTGTTGGGGCTTGGATTGTGGTCAATGCGCCGGTGGCACTGAAATACCCGGAGGCATGGCGCGAATTTTTCCGCCTCAACCAAGAGCGCGGTGCGGAGTGGACCACCATCTACTCGGTGCTCAGCCGCAATACTGGGATTAGCTTTAGTCCAGAGTTTCTCAATACCTTCAGCCTGGTGGCGTTTTTGGCTCTATGCGCGGCGATTGCGGTTCTGGGTTTGCGCAGCTCGCGTACTCCGCGCATGGCAGAGTTGGTCTACCTCATCGTTGCAGCCTTTTTGTTGGTCAATAAGGTGTGGTCGCCTCAGTATTCGCTGTGGTTAGTAGTTCCAGCAGCCCTAGCGTTGCCGCGGTGGCGATTGGTCTTTAGCTGGGCGCTTGTTGACGCCCTAGTGTGGCCCCTACTTATGTGGCACATGCTGGGTACGGATAACAAGGGAATTCCGCACGAGCTTCTCGACGTCGCCATTATCGCCCGCGACGCCTTCATTATCACCATGGCCGTACTCATCATTCGTCAGATTTACGGCAAGACGGCGGATAAGGTGCGCGATGCACATGACGGTCGTGATCCATTGGCAGGAGCATTCGCATGATCATTACCTATATCGGGATGGCATCCATCTTTTTGGGTTTCCTCTGCGTCATGGGGGCTTTTTGGCTCTTTCACAACCGCGAGGATCGGCGGGGTCCAATCACTTTAGGGCTTTTGGCTATCCTTTTCTTGACCATCATTCCAGCGACGGCTGCTGTGTTCTTCGCCGCAACTACCACTGGTTAGATTTCTTTTCGCCGGTCACTTGCGGTACTGTAGTGGGGTTGCTTGACGCAACGTACCCTCCTGCTGCATCCGCAAAGGTGATGCAGCCGAAAACTACTAGACCATAGGAGGTGATGAGGTCCGTGCGTCACTACGAAGTCATGATCATTCTGGATCCTAATCAGGATGAGCGCACCGTAACCCCGTCCCTGGATAAGTTCCTCGAAATCGTCCGCCAGGAAGGCGGCAAGGTTGAGAACCTTGATGTATGGGGCAAGCGTCGTCTTGCATACCCCATCAACAAGAAGGAAGAGGGCATTTATGCCGTCGTCAACCTGGAGTGCGAGCACACTTCGGTTGCCGAGCTCGACCGCCGTCTGAACCTGAACGACACCATCCTGCGTACCAAGGTTCTGCGCACCGACAGCAAGTAGCGGATACTGGGATCAAGCACAATCCACGTAACCGATAAGGAGTAAAGACATGGCACAGGGAGATACCAATATTACGGTGGTGGGCAACATCGTTGCTGACCCCGAGCTACGCTTCACCCCGGCGGGTGCGGCTGTAGCAAACTTCCGCGTCGCCTCCACCCCTCGTCGCTATAACTCGCAGACGAACCAGTGGGAAGACGGCGAAGCTATGTTCCTGACCTGCAACGTATGGCGTCAGGCGGCGGAAAACGTCGCTGAGACCATGTCCAAGGGCATGCGCGTCATTGTTACCGGCCGCTTGAAGCAGCGTTCTTTCCAAACCCGTGAGGGCGATAACCGCACTGTTTTTGAGATTGATGTCGACGAAGTCGGTCCATCCTTGCGGTACGCCACCGCCCAGGTAAACCGCAATCCTCGTGAAGGCGGCAATAACTTTGGCGGCGGCGGCCAGCAGCGCTCGAATAACAATAACCAGGGCGGTTTTGGAGGCGGCCAGCAACAGCAGTCACAGCAGAGCCAAGCTCCTTCTGAAGATCCGTGGAACTCCGCACCACCTGCCGGTGGTTTCGGAGGCGCTGATTCTGAACCTCCGTTCTAAGTCTGTCACCCGCAACTATTCAACTAACTCAATTGAAAGGCAGGGATCATGAAGCTGATCCTCACCGCTGCCGTTGAGAACCTCGGCGCCGCTGGCGAAATTGTTGAGGTTAAGGACGGCTACGGACGTAACTACCTGCTTCCTCGCGGCCTGGCCATCGTGGCTACCCGCGGTGCAGAGAAGCAGATTGAGGGCATCAAGCGTGCCCAGGAAGCTCGCGAGATTCGCGACCTGGATCACGCACGTGAGGTCCGCAACCAGCTCGAGCAGCTGACGGATGTCAAGGTAGAGGTCAAGACCTCCGAATCCGGTAAGCTCTTCGGTTCCGTTCAAGCAGAAGACATTGTCAACGCCGTCTCCAAGGCCGGTGGCCCCAAGCTGGATAAGCGCATCGTTGTGCTTCCTAAGGGCCTGGTCAAGAAGACCGGCAACTACCAGGTCGAGCTGAAGCTGCACGCTGATGTTATCGGCAAGGTGAACTTCTCGGTCGTTGCTGCCTAACTAGGCGCACGACGGTCCATATAGACCCAAAGACAACAGCAACGCTTTAGGCCTCAAGTTCCTGCTATGTGAGGTGGCAGGTTCTTGAGGCCTTTAGCGCGTTTTTACCGGGTTGTGGATAACTGTGGACTTTTGTGGATAACTGACTCCCCAGTTTACTTTCCGTTAAAGCGTACGGCGCATTCTTAACCCGCAGGTCAGAGCTTCTATCCACGGATCTGTGCTTATTTTCACACTCTTAAAAACCGCCCCTGAACTGGGGATTTCATTTTTGCTGGTCAAGTCCTTTTTGAGTTATCCACAACCTTGTGCAGGGCAAATATGAGTAGGGGTCCTCTCGACCTGCGGTTTCCACAACGGCCTGTGGATAACTACGAAAGTTATGCCCAGGGGGTGGCTTTGGAGTTCTAGGCTAGACTGAGATTCCGATACGCTCGGTCGCTCGAATAGCTTCAAGGGGGAAGACATGACCAACGCCAGCTTTGATGATGAACACTTACCGCCGGAGCCGCCCCCTGAGGATGGCCCAGCGCCCCGCCGCCGTTTTCAGCAGGAAGAACCAAAGCGCTATGGCGAGTTCCGCCAACCCCCGGCGGACCGAGAAGCAGAACAGGGCGTACTTGGCGCTATGCTGCTCAGTCCTCATACAGTGATGGAAGTCATCGAGGAGTTGGAACCAGAAGACTTCTATTACCCAGCTCATGCATTGATTTACCGTTCCATGCTGGATCTGTATTCAGAGGGCAAAGATGTCGATGCGGTGATCTTGTCCTCTCAACTGGATCGCTATAACAATCTCGAGCGCGTCGGTGGAGCACCGTATCTGCACACGCTGTTGGCTACGGTCCCAACGGCGGCAAACGCTCGCTACTACGCAGAAATTGTGGCTGAAAAGGCCGTGTTGCGCAGGCTCGTTGATGCCGGCACGCGCGTAGTACAGCTAGGTTTTTCTGGCACCGAAGACGCCGAAATTGAATCCGTCTTGGACCGCGCGCAACAAGAAGTCTTTGCCGTTGCGCAGCGTAAGACGGCAGAAGATTATCGAGTCTTGGGTGATCTTATCGATCCCACTATCGATGAGCTAGCCGCGCTACAGCAGGCGGGCGGCGTAGAGCTGGGCGTGCCAACTGGGTTCATTGATCTAGATAAGCTGACTAACGGTTTGCATGCAGGGCAAATGGTCATCGTCGCCGCTCGCCCTGGTGTGGGTAAATCCACACTGGCTATGGACTTTATGCGTGCCTGTTCTTTGCAGCACGGTAAGTCTTCGGTCATTTTCTCTCTCGAGATGTCAGCTTCAGAGATTGTTATGCGTCTACTCTCGGCGGAATCAGAGGTGAAGTTGGCCGATATGCGCGGTGGACGTGTATCCACTGAGGACTGGGCGAAGATAGATGAGACCCTCAACCGGGTTCAAGATGCGCCGCTGTTTATTGATGATTCTCCGAACCTCACCATGATGGAGATCCGCTCCAAGGCTCGCCGCCTAAAGCAGCAGCACGGGCTGGATCTCATTGTTTTGGACTATCTACAGCTGATGTCTTCGGGAAAAAAGGTCGAGTCCCGCCAGCAAGAGGTTTCCGAGTTCTCGCGTCAGCTTAAGCTCTTGGCCAAAGAGCTAGAGGTTCCCCTCATCGCTATCTCGCAGCTCAACCGTGGTCCAGAGGCTCGTACCGACAAGAAACCACAGCTTGCTGATCTTCGTGAATCCGGTTCTCTGGAGCAGGACGCCGATATGGTTATGCTACTGTACCGTCCCGACTCCCAGGATCGCGATAATGAGCGCGCCGGCGAGGCGGACATTATCCTAGCTAAGCACCGCGGTGGTCCGATTGACACCGTCCAAGTGGCGCACCAGCTGCACTACTCCAAGTTCGTCAATATGGCGCACGGATAAATTACAGGTCCACCACCGCGTTGGGATCGCCCAATCGTGGGCCGAGTATGACCAATAACAAGAAAACCGCAGCTGCGGCAAGGGCTAACCAGCGCCACACAGGGAAAAGACGTTCGCCGCACAGGCGTGCCAATACAGCACCGATGAGTGCGCCCACGGTGTTAAATATGAGGTCATCAATATCCGTTCGTCCCAGCGCAAACGCATATTGGCACACCTCCAGCACTAGGCTCAGGCCAAATCCCCACGCCGCAGTAGTTTTAATGGAACGGCACAGACTAAACACCAGCATTCCAAACGGGATAAAGAAGGCTGTGTTTCCCGCGTACTCAAATAGCGGACCAAACCAGCTGCCGCCGGAGAATTCATCCAGGGGCACCCAGCGCAGTTCTCGGGCACGCTGATTTTCAGGTTTCCACAAATAGCCGATTTGGTAGAAAGGCTTGAGCGTGGTCAATGCGACCATAACGGCCGTCCACGCGGCGAGGGAGAGCCTACTGAGCAAGCGCTATTCCTTTCTGCTCGGGCAGACTGAAGGCAGCGGCAGCCGCAATGGCAAACGCTGCGGCGAATACAACAAATAACCAGGCCGTCCCACCCGCAGCAAGCAGTGGCGGGACAATAAGTGGCGCCGCAATGGATGCTAGCCTACCGAAGCCTGCTGCCGCTCCCGTACCACGCCCTCGCAGTGAAGTGGGATACAACTCCGGACCGATGGCATAGAGGGCTCCCCAGGCGCCGAGGTTGAAGAAGGAGAGCAGACAACCAGCCAGGATGATCAATGCTTCCGTAGCTGCTGCTCCATATAGGCCGGCCGCTGCTGCCGAGCCGAGCAGGAATACCGCGAGGGTTACCCGCCTGCCCCAGAGCTCGATGAGCCAAGCTGCCGCCGCGTAGCCAGGAAGTTGGGCAAGGGTGATGATGAGGGTAAAACTAAACGATTTCACTAGGGAGAAACCGTCGGCTACTAGCAGAGAAGGAATCCAGATGAAGGCGCCATAGTAGGAGAGGTTTACACAGAACCAAATGGTCCACAACGCTGCGGTCCGCCTTCGTAGCTGCGGACTCCAGATAGACGCTGCGGGGGAAGGTGTGGGGTCTGGGAGGGCATCGTCCAGCGGCCGGTCTTCTGCCGCGGCTTCGAAACTGGCAACGATAGCTTCGGCTTCATCATGGCGGCCCTTGGATTCAAGAAAGCGCACAGATTCTGGTAGACCGCGGCGCACATAGATTGAATACGCGGCTGGCAGCATGCCAAGGGCCAGGGCCCAGCGCCAACCGGATTCACCTGTGCTCACCACGAAAGTGCCGATGATGGCCGCAAGGATCCATCCCAATGCCCAGAATGCCTCGAGAATGACTACCATCCTTCCGCGGACCCGCCGAGGCGCGAATTCGGATATGAGCGTGGAGGCAACTGGTAGCTCGGCTCCGAGGCCCAACCCAACGATGAATCGGAAGAAGATGAGAACCGCAAGTCCCCCAGCTAGCGCGGATGCCCCTGTTGCCAAGCCGTAGATAAGCAAGGTGAGAGAAAAGACATTGCGGCGGCCGAATTTATCTGCCAGCAATCCGCCAAAGGTTGCACCGAGCGCCATGCCAAGGAAGCCTGCTGAGGCTAACCAAGAGGTCTGGCTAGGACCTAGATCCCAGTGAACGGCAAGGGCGGCCATGATGAACGAGATTAGCCCTACATCCATGGCATCAAGCGCCCATCCAAGGCCGGAACCTAGGAGTAGGCGCTTGTGCTTAGAGGTGACGGGAAGGCGATCGAGACGTTCGGTGCGGCTGAGCATGCGATAATACTATCGCTGAACAGAGAAACCTTTCAGGCGTAGTGAGTTGGTAACTACAAAAACCGAGCTCAGCGCCATGGCAAGGCCGGCCAGTAGGGGGTTGAGCCAGCCCAGCGCGGCCACGGGAATGAGTACGACGTTATAGGCGAAGGCCCAGAAAAGGTTGCCTTTGATAATTGCCAGCGTGCGGCGCGAGAGCCGAATAGCATCAGCGGCGCAACGCAGATCGCCATTCATCAGGGTGATATCGGAGGCTTCAATTGCCACTTCGGTACCCGCGCCCATGGCGAGGCCAAGGTCCGCTTGGGCAAGCGCGGCGGCGTCGTTAATGCCGTCGCCTACCATCGCCACGGTATGCCCGGAGTTCTGCAGTTCTTTGATGCTATTTACTTTGTCTTCCGGGAGGACTTCGGCGCTGACGTGATCGATTCCAACTTCGGCGGCCACGGCGCGCGCGGCCCCAGCGTTATCGCCTGTCAGCAGGTAAGGGGTGAGCCCCAGCTCCTTCATTTGGGCCACAGCGGCCGCCGAGCTGGGCTTGATAGTATCGCGGACCTCAATGATTCCGGCAGGTTGGCCGTCCACGGAGACAACCACCGGCGTGGCACCAGAATCTTGTGCCTCGCGGAACGGTGCTTCTAAGTCACCCAAGGGGCCTTGCGGCTTGCCGACGCCCACCCGGACCCCCTCCACAGTTCCTTCCACGCCGCCTGAAACTACAGCAAAATCAGTAGCTGGTTCCACCGTGCTTTCTCGGGCGATAGCGCGAGCGATGGGGTGCTCGGAATTGTGCTCCACGGCCGCGGCCAGTTCGAGCACGTCACCATGGACGGCGGTGACAGACATCTCTCCGGCCGTGACCGTGCCGGTTTTGTCCATGACGATGGTGTCGACTTGCCGGGTAGATTCCAGGATCTCAGGGCCCTTAATGACAAGCCCGAGCTGTGCCCCGCGGCCGGTGCCGACGAGGATGGCGGTAGGCGTCGCCAAGCCCATAGCGCATGGGCAGGCCACAATGAGGACGGAGACGGCGGCAATGAAGGCTGGCGCCACCCCGCCGAAGAAGAGATGAACAATCAGCGTAAGTGCAGCCACCGCAATTACTACAGGGACAAAGACTTGTGCGATGCGATCTACGAGGCGTTGCACTGGAGCTTTGGATGTTTGTGCATCCGTGACCAACTGGGCCATCTGGGAGAGAACAGTGTCCTCACCAACCTTGGTTGCGCGCACCTCAATGCGGCCCGAAGCGTTGATGGTCGCACCAGTGACCGCATCTCCAGTACTTACCTCAACAGGGACTGGCTCGCCGGTAATCATGGAAGTATCGACGGCCGAGCTGCCCGCCACCACGATGCCATCGGTGGCGATCTTCTCACCTGGGCGGACTACAAAGACATCGCCTACCTGCAGCTCTGCTATGGGCACGCGGTGTTCGCCCTCTGCGTCTAGAACCGAGGCTTCCTTTGCTCCCAAGGAGAGCAACTCGTGCAACGCTTCTGAAGATTGGCCCTTTGCTCGCGCCTCGAACCAGCGGCCGAGCAGTAGGAACGTAATCACCATGCCCACGGACTCAAAATAGATATGATCCATATGCGCTGCATTCGCATCTAGGGTCATATGCATCTTCATGCCCGGCTCGCCCGCGTTACCGACAAAGAGCGCCCACAGCGACCAAAAGTAGGCCGCTGAGGTTCCCATGGTGATTAGGGTGTCCATGGTGAAAGAACCGTGTTTGAGGTTTGTCCACGTTGCTGTGTGGAAAGGCGCGCCGCCGAAGACGAAAACGATGGTGGCTACGATGGCACAGGCCCATTGCCAATTCTGAAATTGCAACGCCGGCCACATCGACACCACCATGAGCGGTAGCGATAGTGCGCCGGAGATGATGGTTCGCCGCAGTAGCTCGCCGCCACCGTTGGTCTCGGTGCGTGGCTCTTCCTTTTCATCTCCAGCCATGTCATAGGCACCGTATCCTGCGCCTTCGACTACCGAGATGAGCTCCTGCGGGCTTACCGTCTCAGCGTCATAATCGATGGCCGCCGCCTCGGTGGCGAAGTTGACGCTGGCGCTTACTCCCTCGAGTTTGTTGAGCTTGCGCTCAACGCGGGAGGAGCAAGAGGTGCACGTCATGCCCCTGACGCCAAGATCCAGGTGGGACATAGTCTCGCCTACTTCAGTGTGTAGCCGGCTTCTGCTACGGCGGCCGCTACTTGCTCGTCGGTGAAATCGGTTCCGGTAACCGTAACGGCGCCGGTGGTGTGGTCAGCAGTGACTTCACTAACGCCGGAAATCTCGCCAACTTCTTCCTTTACCGACATTTCGCAATGTCCGCAGGTCATGCCCTCTACGGTGTAGTTCTTGGTGCTCATGATGTTCCTTCCTATGGATTGATTTCCCTGCCAAGTTTATACCCCCATGGGGTATATGACAAGGTTTATTCAGGTACGTTGGGGAATAAAGCGAAACACAAAGGAGTTAGAACGATTATGGCTACTATCGATGTCACCGAAGAAAACTTTGAAGAAACCGTCACCGGCGAGGGCATCACGCTTGTAGATGCGTGGGCCGATTGGTGCGGTCCTTGCAAGCGCTTTGCGCCGGTTTTTGAAAAGGCTTCCGAAGAGCACACGGATGCCACCTTTGCCAAGCTCGACACCGAAGCAAATCAGGGCTTGGCATCCGCGTTGGAGATTCAGTCCATTCCTACGTTGATGATCTTCCGCGATGGCATCCTTGTTTTCCGTGAAGCTGGAGCTTTGCCCCCCGCGGCCTTGGAGGACCTGTTGAAGCAGGTGAAGGACCTCGACATGGAAGAGGTTCGCCGCCAGGTAGAAGAGCAGAATGCGCAGGGTTAATCCCACCAACTTCCTCGGCGCTTTCTGGTGAGTATCGCTAAACTCGCTAGAAAGCGTCTTTTTTTATGACCAAAGGAGAAGATAATGGCTAATCCCTTCAGCAAGGGCTGGAAGTACATGATGAGTTCCTTCGATCAGAAGATTGATGAGAACGCTGACCCCAAGGTGCAGATCCAGCAGGCCGTTCAGGCCGCGAAGGAGCAGCACCAGCAGATCTCTGATCACGCCTCAGAAATCATCGGGCATAAGTCCCAGCTGGAGATGCAGATGAACCGCCTGGTCAAGTCCCAGCAGGATTACCAGTCTCAAACTCAGCGTGCGCTTGAGCTGGCGGATGCGGCAGAAGATCCGCAAAAGGTCTCCGAGTACAATCAGGCTGCCGAAGTTGTTGCGTCCCAGCTGGTTGCAGTGGAGCAGGAGCTAGAAGACGTCAAACAGCAATACGCCGCCGCGGAGCAGGCTGCCGCGCAGGCCAAGAGCCAGCAGCAGCAGTCTGAGGCGCGCTTGAAGGAACAACTAGCGCAGGTTAGCCAGCTGGAGGCTCAGGCGGACCAGGCGGCTATGCAAGAAAAGAACGCCCAGGCTATTGATTCCATGAAT from Corynebacterium tuberculostearicum includes the following:
- a CDS encoding glycosyltransferase family 87 protein, producing the protein MARGVIEFLGGPMGRFAGVRRTQWWTPLRAIIAVGWVFLACGFLSKANCAGGTRGEDGVISLNWAGNRQYTSFCYNDIIPLYGGRGLDEGGFPYAFSWQEGDLTRYMEYPVLAGLFQGLMGWIARHTYPLVEWAGIPEAGWYFGLTALVMSCIWVGVLYMVYLLVGNRTWDTILVAASPLIIIHAFSNWDIPSIAFAVGALLAAARKRPVLAGVLIGLGTSFKLWPLYLLGAFFVLAARNHRWMQFFQAVLGTVGAWIVVNAPVALKYPEAWREFFRLNQERGAEWTTIYSVLSRNTGISFSPEFLNTFSLVAFLALCAAIAVLGLRSSRTPRMAELVYLIVAAFLLVNKVWSPQYSLWLVVPAALALPRWRLVFSWALVDALVWPLLMWHMLGTDNKGIPHELLDVAIIARDAFIITMAVLIIRQIYGKTADKVRDAHDGRDPLAGAFA
- the rpsF gene encoding 30S ribosomal protein S6, whose translation is MRHYEVMIILDPNQDERTVTPSLDKFLEIVRQEGGKVENLDVWGKRRLAYPINKKEEGIYAVVNLECEHTSVAELDRRLNLNDTILRTKVLRTDSK
- a CDS encoding single-stranded DNA-binding protein, encoding MAQGDTNITVVGNIVADPELRFTPAGAAVANFRVASTPRRYNSQTNQWEDGEAMFLTCNVWRQAAENVAETMSKGMRVIVTGRLKQRSFQTREGDNRTVFEIDVDEVGPSLRYATAQVNRNPREGGNNFGGGGQQRSNNNNQGGFGGGQQQQSQQSQAPSEDPWNSAPPAGGFGGADSEPPF
- the rplI gene encoding 50S ribosomal protein L9: MKLILTAAVENLGAAGEIVEVKDGYGRNYLLPRGLAIVATRGAEKQIEGIKRAQEAREIRDLDHAREVRNQLEQLTDVKVEVKTSESGKLFGSVQAEDIVNAVSKAGGPKLDKRIVVLPKGLVKKTGNYQVELKLHADVIGKVNFSVVAA
- the dnaB gene encoding replicative DNA helicase, which encodes MTNASFDDEHLPPEPPPEDGPAPRRRFQQEEPKRYGEFRQPPADREAEQGVLGAMLLSPHTVMEVIEELEPEDFYYPAHALIYRSMLDLYSEGKDVDAVILSSQLDRYNNLERVGGAPYLHTLLATVPTAANARYYAEIVAEKAVLRRLVDAGTRVVQLGFSGTEDAEIESVLDRAQQEVFAVAQRKTAEDYRVLGDLIDPTIDELAALQQAGGVELGVPTGFIDLDKLTNGLHAGQMVIVAARPGVGKSTLAMDFMRACSLQHGKSSVIFSLEMSASEIVMRLLSAESEVKLADMRGGRVSTEDWAKIDETLNRVQDAPLFIDDSPNLTMMEIRSKARRLKQQHGLDLIVLDYLQLMSSGKKVESRQQEVSEFSRQLKLLAKELEVPLIAISQLNRGPEARTDKKPQLADLRESGSLEQDADMVMLLYRPDSQDRDNERAGEADIILAKHRGGPIDTVQVAHQLHYSKFVNMAHG
- a CDS encoding VanZ family protein encodes the protein MVALTTLKPFYQIGYLWKPENQRARELRWVPLDEFSGGSWFGPLFEYAGNTAFFIPFGMLVFSLCRSIKTTAAWGFGLSLVLEVCQYAFALGRTDIDDLIFNTVGALIGAVLARLCGERLFPVWRWLALAAAAVFLLLVILGPRLGDPNAVVDL
- a CDS encoding MFS transporter, whose protein sequence is MLSRTERLDRLPVTSKHKRLLLGSGLGWALDAMDVGLISFIMAALAVHWDLGPSQTSWLASAGFLGMALGATFGGLLADKFGRRNVFSLTLLIYGLATGASALAGGLAVLIFFRFIVGLGLGAELPVASTLISEFAPRRVRGRMVVILEAFWALGWILAAIIGTFVVSTGESGWRWALALGMLPAAYSIYVRRGLPESVRFLESKGRHDEAEAIVASFEAAAEDRPLDDALPDPTPSPAASIWSPQLRRRTAALWTIWFCVNLSYYGAFIWIPSLLVADGFSLVKSFSFTLIITLAQLPGYAAAAWLIELWGRRVTLAVFLLGSAAAAGLYGAAATEALIILAGCLLSFFNLGAWGALYAIGPELYPTSLRGRGTGAAAGFGRLASIAAPLIVPPLLAAGGTAWLFVVFAAAFAIAAAAAFSLPEQKGIALAQ
- a CDS encoding heavy metal translocating P-type ATPase, yielding MSHLDLGVRGMTCTSCSSRVERKLNKLEGVSASVNFATEAAAIDYDAETVSPQELISVVEGAGYGAYDMAGDEKEEPRTETNGGGELLRRTIISGALSLPLMVVSMWPALQFQNWQWACAIVATIVFVFGGAPFHTATWTNLKHGSFTMDTLITMGTSAAYFWSLWALFVGNAGEPGMKMHMTLDANAAHMDHIYFESVGMVITFLLLGRWFEARAKGQSSEALHELLSLGAKEASVLDAEGEHRVPIAELQVGDVFVVRPGEKIATDGIVVAGSSAVDTSMITGEPVPVEVSTGDAVTGATINASGRIEVRATKVGEDTVLSQMAQLVTDAQTSKAPVQRLVDRIAQVFVPVVIAVAALTLIVHLFFGGVAPAFIAAVSVLIVACPCAMGLATPTAILVGTGRGAQLGLVIKGPEILESTRQVDTIVMDKTGTVTAGEMSVTAVHGDVLELAAAVEHNSEHPIARAIARESTVEPATDFAVVSGGVEGTVEGVRVGVGKPQGPLGDLEAPFREAQDSGATPVVVSVDGQPAGIIEVRDTIKPSSAAAVAQMKELGLTPYLLTGDNAGAARAVAAEVGIDHVSAEVLPEDKVNSIKELQNSGHTVAMVGDGINDAAALAQADLGLAMGAGTEVAIEASDITLMNGDLRCAADAIRLSRRTLAIIKGNLFWAFAYNVVLIPVAALGWLNPLLAGLAMALSSVFVVTNSLRLKGFSVQR
- a CDS encoding heavy-metal-associated domain-containing protein, yielding MSTKNYTVEGMTCGHCEMSVKEEVGEISGVSEVTADHTTGAVTVTGTDFTDEQVAAAVAEAGYTLK
- the trxA gene encoding thioredoxin; translated protein: MATIDVTEENFEETVTGEGITLVDAWADWCGPCKRFAPVFEKASEEHTDATFAKLDTEANQGLASALEIQSIPTLMIFRDGILVFREAGALPPAALEDLLKQVKDLDMEEVRRQVEEQNAQG
- a CDS encoding PspA/IM30 family protein, whose amino-acid sequence is MANPFSKGWKYMMSSFDQKIDENADPKVQIQQAVQAAKEQHQQISDHASEIIGHKSQLEMQMNRLVKSQQDYQSQTQRALELADAAEDPQKVSEYNQAAEVVASQLVAVEQELEDVKQQYAAAEQAAAQAKSQQQQSEARLKEQLAQVSQLEAQADQAAMQEKNAQAIDSMNQLNPDDSVPTLDSVRAKIEKRYADALGAQELQHATGGDRINEIQAAGNDMKATARLDAIRADLKKKKELESGD